In Tepidimonas taiwanensis, the following are encoded in one genomic region:
- a CDS encoding phosphatidylglycerophosphatase A family protein — MTPRTDRTDTVEPAWPLPGGVPTARFLFARLSHLIALGFGAGLSRIAPGTVGTLWAWAAFVVIDAWATPGDRGWALIIGATLLVGWWASTATARRTGIADPSFVVIDEVVAFWLVLWIAAPDGLLGQAVCFALFRFFDAAKPGPVAWADRVFKGSGWRGGWGVMFDDLVAAFCTLLVIALWRFAFGP; from the coding sequence ATGACACCGCGGACCGATCGTACGGACACCGTCGAACCCGCTTGGCCGCTGCCGGGCGGCGTGCCGACGGCGCGCTTCCTGTTTGCGCGGCTGTCGCACCTCATCGCGCTTGGGTTCGGCGCGGGGCTGTCCCGTATCGCCCCCGGCACGGTCGGCACGCTCTGGGCCTGGGCCGCGTTCGTGGTGATCGACGCATGGGCCACACCCGGTGACCGGGGGTGGGCGCTGATCATCGGGGCGACGCTGCTCGTGGGCTGGTGGGCCAGCACCGCCACCGCCCGGCGCACCGGCATCGCCGATCCGTCGTTCGTCGTCATCGACGAGGTGGTGGCGTTCTGGTTGGTGCTGTGGATCGCGGCCCCGGACGGGCTGCTGGGGCAGGCGGTGTGCTTTGCGCTGTTTCGTTTCTTCGACGCGGCCAAGCCGGGGCCGGTGGCGTGGGCGGACCGGGTGTTCAAGGGCAGCGGCTGGCGCGGCGGCTGGGGCGTGATGTTCGACGACCTGGTGGCGGCGTTTTGCACGCTGCTGGTGATCGCGCTGTGGCGCTTCGCGTTCGGGCCCTGA
- a CDS encoding YecA/YgfB family protein: protein MLPNDAANDPLLSPPQTPGGPLGDEDYQQLETLLADLAERGEGIPTGWEYCDGFLTALVCCRRIIPPSEYFPVLFGGDGAPGFGNAQFRDEAQLQTFLSLWFRRWNQIAAALAAPVESLDDEQALEPYVVDLRALVAMAPEADRQRFEAEYGDESLPAFAQYWALGFMDAVQVWADDWVPPRDRTLAREWDDALATIAALLEDDDAPPEFNPIGDDAPPSMSKRRFERFLDAIGAAYTLFDIVQEIGPVIPTVRRGPQPGRNDPCPCGSGKKYKKCCGAG from the coding sequence ATGCTACCGAACGACGCCGCCAACGACCCGCTGCTCTCACCTCCGCAGACCCCCGGCGGGCCGCTGGGCGACGAGGACTACCAACAGCTCGAAACCCTGCTCGCCGATCTGGCCGAGCGGGGTGAGGGCATCCCGACCGGCTGGGAGTACTGTGACGGCTTTCTGACAGCGCTCGTCTGCTGCCGCCGCATCATCCCGCCGAGCGAATACTTCCCGGTCCTGTTCGGTGGCGATGGCGCGCCGGGTTTTGGCAACGCGCAGTTCCGGGACGAGGCGCAGCTGCAGACCTTCCTGTCGCTGTGGTTCCGCCGCTGGAACCAGATCGCCGCGGCACTCGCCGCGCCGGTCGAGTCGCTGGACGACGAGCAAGCGCTCGAGCCCTACGTGGTCGATCTGCGCGCCCTGGTCGCGATGGCCCCCGAGGCCGACCGCCAGCGCTTCGAGGCGGAATACGGCGATGAGTCGTTGCCGGCCTTTGCGCAGTACTGGGCGCTGGGCTTCATGGACGCGGTGCAGGTCTGGGCGGACGACTGGGTCCCCCCGCGTGACCGGACGCTGGCGCGCGAGTGGGACGACGCGCTGGCCACCATCGCCGCGCTGCTGGAAGACGACGATGCGCCGCCCGAGTTCAATCCGATCGGCGATGACGCGCCACCGTCGATGAGCAAGCGGCGGTTCGAGCGCTTCCTCGACGCGATCGGGGCCGCCTACACGCTGTTTGACATCGTGCAGGAAATCGGCCCCGTCATCCCCACGGTGCGCAGGGGCCCGCAGCCCGGCCGCAACGACCCCTGCCCCTGCGGGAGCGGCAAAAAATACAAGAAGTGCTGCGGGGCGGGGTGA
- the cas1 gene encoding CRISPR-associated endonuclease Cas1: MTADLLHAAIDEATLFDAWRKVRANQGAAGVDGQTIEQFGTNVLGRLQTLRDHVRRGEYRPQPLLQWAIPKANGKLRYLAVPTVRDRVLQTAAALVLTPLLDRAMEHASYAYRSGRSVQMAVARVAYWRDQGYQWVVDADIEGYFDNIPHGLLLDKLRRTLQDHSLVPLIELWLAATIQPADGSPPYLLTKGVPQGSPISPVLANLYLDDLDEAVLARDMRLVRFADDFVILCRDPAQAQQALELTEATVEALKLRINREKTRLVHFDEGFRFLGVDFIRNLMLAAQPGAQPWVIPDATTRQRAALHDTPAEAPDTDRHANEPPEPMVGETIHATTPPVPTGSQRPVGAYDGMQPYDSSFHANNDTDATAEDDPEPRIQLQHDDRLPPLLRSLVIGEHGVLILKENDRIIVARQGSELLSWPLQKLDEIHITGNALVSTALLRQCSRDGIHVTVSDSTGINHAHLGAPHPLADAHCHAQQVQRLADNDWSLMMARAVIHGKIHNQLCLLRRYNRRRRLTPIDQAIEQLDAMRSRLATTQTLDQVRGCEGQAARAYFGALHHLVPPQWTFEGRRKRPPTDPVNALLSYGYAVLHRTMVTLLVRQRIDPYLGAFHAPRAGHAALASDLIEEFRAPVVDTTVVHLLLSDTLTPGNFDTECGTGTVLLDKHARQTLVQALHAKLRSHIVHPSAAARMDYHRAMLWQVRHYRGVLAGRPPVYTPFLLR, translated from the coding sequence GTGACAGCAGACCTCCTGCACGCAGCCATCGACGAAGCCACCCTCTTTGACGCCTGGCGCAAAGTTCGGGCCAACCAAGGTGCCGCCGGCGTCGACGGGCAAACCATTGAACAATTCGGCACCAACGTCCTGGGGCGACTCCAAACGCTGCGCGACCACGTACGCCGTGGCGAATACCGCCCACAGCCACTGCTGCAATGGGCCATTCCCAAAGCGAATGGCAAACTGCGCTACCTGGCCGTGCCAACCGTGCGCGACCGGGTCCTGCAAACCGCGGCGGCCCTCGTGCTCACACCGCTGCTCGACCGTGCCATGGAGCACGCCAGCTACGCATACCGCAGCGGCCGCAGCGTCCAGATGGCCGTCGCCCGCGTCGCCTACTGGCGCGACCAGGGCTACCAGTGGGTGGTCGACGCCGACATCGAGGGCTACTTCGACAACATCCCCCACGGCTTGCTGCTGGACAAACTGCGCCGCACCCTCCAGGACCACAGCCTCGTGCCGCTCATTGAACTGTGGCTTGCCGCCACCATCCAGCCCGCAGACGGCAGCCCCCCATACCTGCTGACCAAAGGCGTCCCCCAAGGCTCGCCGATCTCACCCGTACTGGCCAACCTCTATCTGGACGACCTGGACGAAGCCGTACTGGCGCGGGACATGCGGCTTGTGCGCTTTGCGGACGACTTTGTCATCCTCTGCCGAGACCCCGCGCAAGCCCAGCAAGCCCTCGAACTCACCGAAGCCACCGTCGAGGCCCTCAAGCTGCGCATCAACCGGGAGAAAACCCGCTTAGTGCACTTCGATGAGGGCTTTCGCTTTCTGGGGGTGGACTTCATCCGCAACCTCATGCTCGCTGCCCAGCCTGGCGCGCAGCCTTGGGTCATTCCCGACGCCACCACCCGTCAGCGAGCAGCGCTGCACGATACCCCTGCTGAAGCCCCAGACACAGACCGACATGCCAACGAGCCACCAGAGCCGATGGTTGGCGAAACGATCCACGCCACAACGCCACCCGTCCCCACGGGCAGCCAGCGCCCCGTCGGGGCTTACGACGGCATGCAACCATATGATTCATCCTTCCATGCGAACAACGACACCGACGCCACCGCAGAAGATGACCCGGAGCCACGGATCCAACTCCAGCACGACGACCGACTCCCGCCGCTGCTGCGCAGCCTCGTCATTGGCGAGCACGGTGTGCTCATCCTGAAAGAAAACGACCGCATCATCGTCGCTCGCCAAGGCAGTGAGCTGCTGAGTTGGCCGCTGCAAAAGCTGGACGAAATCCACATCACCGGCAACGCCCTGGTCAGCACCGCGTTGCTGCGGCAATGCAGCCGCGACGGCATTCACGTCACCGTCAGCGACTCCACCGGCATCAACCACGCCCATCTCGGTGCCCCACACCCGCTGGCCGACGCGCACTGCCACGCCCAACAAGTACAACGACTGGCCGACAACGACTGGTCGCTGATGATGGCCCGTGCTGTCATCCACGGAAAAATCCACAATCAGCTGTGCCTTCTCAGGCGCTACAACCGCCGGCGCCGCCTAACCCCCATCGACCAAGCCATCGAGCAACTCGACGCCATGCGCAGCCGACTGGCCACCACCCAAACCCTCGACCAAGTCCGCGGCTGCGAGGGGCAAGCGGCGCGCGCCTACTTTGGCGCACTGCACCACCTCGTGCCACCCCAGTGGACATTCGAGGGCCGGCGCAAGCGCCCCCCAACAGACCCCGTCAACGCCTTGCTGTCATACGGATACGCGGTTCTGCACCGCACCATGGTCACGCTGCTGGTGCGCCAGCGCATTGACCCCTACCTCGGCGCATTCCACGCGCCGCGAGCCGGACACGCCGCGCTGGCATCCGACCTCATCGAAGAATTTCGCGCCCCCGTGGTCGACACCACCGTCGTCCATCTGCTGCTGAGCGACACGCTCACCCCCGGCAACTTCGACACCGAGTGCGGAACGGGCACGGTTTTGCTCGACAAACACGCGCGGCAAACCCTGGTACAAGCCCTGCACGCCAAGCTGCGCAGCCACATCGTGCACCCCAGCGCGGCCGCCCGCATGGACTACCACCGTGCCATGTTATGGCAAGTGCGGCACTACCGGGGCGTGCTGGCGGGCAGGCCGCCCGTGTACACCCCCTTCTTGCTGCGTTGA
- the cas2 gene encoding CRISPR-associated endonuclease Cas2 — MRLWMIAYDIADDATRTRVEKYLLRWGNRVQYSVFEAYLTPQQARTIVRDLEPLLDSATDSLRLYPLCRWCEPQLRIHGQGRRSETVA, encoded by the coding sequence ATGCGCCTGTGGATGATCGCTTACGACATCGCCGACGACGCCACCCGCACGCGCGTAGAGAAATACCTCTTGCGCTGGGGCAACCGGGTGCAGTACAGCGTCTTCGAGGCCTACCTCACCCCGCAACAGGCCCGCACCATCGTACGCGACCTTGAACCGCTGCTGGATAGTGCCACCGACAGTCTGCGCCTGTACCCACTGTGCCGCTGGTGCGAGCCGCAGTTGCGCATCCACGGCCAAGGCAGACGCAGCGAGACCGTTGCATAA
- the thiL gene encoding thiamine-phosphate kinase: protein MSGEFDLIARHWWHTVPSSSGVVLGNGDDCALLAPAPGMALATSTDMLVAGRHFLPDVDPEALGHKALAVNLSDLAAMGARPLAFTLALALPRVDEAWLAALARGMLALADAHGCALVGGDTTAGPLTLSVTVYGEVPPAQAFRRSAARVGDDVWVSGTVGDARLGLAVLLGERPPLARADWQAHVRARLERPTPRIALGLALRGIAHAAIDVSDGLVADLGHVLAASGVAAEIDIDALLVGQAVHPAVRALPLAEALSCVLAGGDDYELVFTSPAARRSEVQAAAAAAQTPVTRIGRIMPGPVATHPLADGRPRVRLCDAQGRPYPVPPGTRLGGFDHFATMSA, encoded by the coding sequence ATGTCCGGCGAGTTCGACTTGATCGCCCGCCACTGGTGGCACACCGTGCCGTCCTCCAGCGGGGTTGTATTGGGCAACGGCGACGACTGTGCGCTGCTGGCCCCCGCGCCCGGCATGGCGCTGGCCACCTCGACCGACATGCTGGTGGCGGGGCGGCATTTTCTGCCGGACGTGGATCCCGAGGCACTGGGCCACAAGGCACTGGCGGTGAACCTGAGCGACCTGGCAGCGATGGGCGCGCGGCCGCTGGCGTTCACGCTGGCGCTGGCGCTGCCGCGTGTGGACGAGGCGTGGCTGGCGGCGCTGGCGCGCGGGATGCTGGCGCTAGCCGACGCGCACGGTTGCGCGCTCGTCGGCGGTGACACGACCGCCGGGCCGCTGACGTTGAGCGTGACGGTCTATGGCGAGGTGCCACCCGCGCAGGCCTTTCGCCGCAGCGCCGCGCGCGTGGGCGATGACGTGTGGGTCAGCGGCACCGTCGGCGACGCGCGGCTGGGGCTGGCGGTGCTGCTGGGCGAGCGGCCACCGCTGGCACGCGCGGACTGGCAGGCGCACGTGCGGGCGCGGCTCGAGCGCCCCACGCCGCGCATCGCGCTGGGGCTGGCGCTGCGCGGCATCGCGCACGCAGCGATCGACGTCAGCGACGGGCTCGTGGCCGATCTGGGGCATGTCCTCGCCGCCTCCGGCGTGGCCGCGGAGATCGACATCGACGCCTTGTTGGTGGGGCAGGCCGTGCACCCGGCCGTGCGCGCGCTGCCGCTGGCCGAAGCGCTCTCATGCGTGCTGGCCGGCGGCGACGACTACGAACTGGTCTTCACCTCCCCCGCGGCCCGCCGCTCGGAGGTCCAGGCGGCCGCCGCGGCAGCCCAAACGCCGGTGACGCGCATCGGGCGCATCATGCCCGGGCCGGTGGCCACGCACCCACTGGCCGATGGCCGCCCTCGTGTGCGGCTGTGCGACGCGCAGGGGCGACCCTACCCGGTGCCACCGGGCACGCGCTTGGGGGGGTTCGACCACTTCGCTACCATGTCGGCATGA
- a CDS encoding recombinase, giving the protein MHVNPDAPSAAAAAAVPPAVRTLPDPTQRAARHVWWRAWAAWLRAGGAVPESRRRFEAWVAQLAQDPAQARAVRRLWWHTLQDLELAPWLADEGIAQQPSWSAEAMLRLRQHWLPVAPTTRDAHTLLLWIFDDPRDERWLRALPRHALQRLFTLMATDTEAPRAREQWTAWVLDALHLCALRVAETGTQPDLRQRMGEGARRLRVFLDLPSRVAALRDALAAGDAEAAHRAEQALRAALDEARHAAYTAYGHLQEAGVAMSVVFALRQLRLRVLRAKLLLRLLRSPDPARATLHMLARLVRQGHEARSVRALWLQLSQLLAERVSQRSAETGEHYITRTAAEYRAMLWRAAGGGAVLGLTTWCKFLLGGLGLAAFWAGLAAGLNYAFWFVVIMLLHLTVATKQPAMTAPAMAARLKDLHSREAVLRFVDEVAHLVRSQSAAVIGNVVAVIPAVWALHALHVAWTGAPLIETAQAEYVLAKHQLLGPTLLLAAGTGVLLFASSQIAGWVENAFVLHRLHEALAHHPRSVALLGAKRAQAWAEWWRTNISGLAANISLGLLLGLAPVALQFFGIPFDVRHVTLVTGQMAAAALSLGADVWARPDWWLAVAATALVGPINVAVSFYLALRLALRAQGVNHVNRERIAQALRHRWRRAPGSFFWPPRSA; this is encoded by the coding sequence ATGCATGTAAACCCGGATGCCCCTTCTGCCGCGGCCGCCGCCGCGGTGCCGCCGGCCGTGCGGACACTGCCCGATCCGACGCAGCGCGCGGCGCGCCACGTGTGGTGGCGCGCGTGGGCGGCGTGGTTGCGCGCGGGCGGCGCGGTGCCGGAAAGCCGCCGCCGCTTCGAGGCGTGGGTGGCGCAGCTGGCGCAGGATCCGGCCCAGGCCCGCGCGGTGCGGCGTCTGTGGTGGCACACGCTGCAGGACCTGGAGCTGGCCCCGTGGCTCGCCGACGAGGGCATCGCGCAGCAGCCATCGTGGAGCGCGGAGGCGATGCTGCGCCTGCGCCAGCATTGGCTGCCGGTGGCACCGACGACACGCGACGCCCACACACTGCTGCTGTGGATATTCGACGACCCGCGCGACGAGCGCTGGCTGCGCGCGCTGCCGCGCCACGCGCTGCAACGCCTGTTCACGCTGATGGCAACCGACACCGAGGCCCCGCGGGCGCGTGAACAATGGACCGCCTGGGTGCTGGACGCGCTGCACCTGTGCGCGCTGCGCGTGGCAGAGACCGGCACACAGCCCGACCTGCGCCAGCGCATGGGGGAGGGAGCGCGGCGGCTGCGGGTGTTTCTGGATCTGCCATCACGGGTGGCGGCGCTGCGCGATGCGCTGGCAGCGGGGGACGCCGAAGCCGCCCACCGCGCGGAGCAGGCGCTGCGGGCGGCGCTGGACGAGGCGCGGCACGCCGCCTACACCGCTTACGGACACCTGCAGGAGGCGGGGGTGGCCATGTCGGTGGTGTTCGCGCTGCGCCAGCTGCGGCTGCGCGTGCTGCGCGCCAAGCTGTTGCTGCGCCTGCTGCGCAGCCCCGACCCGGCGCGCGCGACGCTGCACATGCTCGCGCGCCTGGTGCGGCAGGGGCACGAGGCGCGCTCGGTGCGCGCGCTGTGGCTGCAGCTGTCGCAGCTGCTGGCCGAGCGCGTCTCGCAGCGCAGCGCCGAGACGGGCGAGCACTACATCACCCGCACCGCGGCCGAGTACCGCGCGATGCTGTGGCGCGCGGCGGGCGGCGGCGCGGTGCTGGGGCTGACGACGTGGTGCAAATTTTTGCTCGGCGGGCTGGGTCTGGCGGCTTTCTGGGCCGGGCTGGCCGCGGGGCTGAATTACGCCTTCTGGTTCGTGGTCATCATGCTGCTGCACCTGACGGTGGCGACCAAGCAGCCCGCGATGACCGCACCGGCGATGGCCGCGCGCCTGAAAGACCTGCACAGCCGCGAGGCGGTGCTGCGCTTCGTCGACGAGGTGGCGCACCTCGTGCGCTCGCAGTCGGCGGCGGTGATCGGCAACGTCGTGGCGGTGATCCCGGCGGTGTGGGCGCTGCACGCGCTGCACGTCGCGTGGACGGGCGCGCCCCTCATCGAGACCGCACAGGCGGAATATGTTCTGGCCAAGCACCAGTTGCTCGGGCCCACGCTGTTGCTCGCGGCGGGCACGGGGGTCTTGCTGTTTGCCAGCAGTCAGATCGCCGGCTGGGTGGAAAACGCCTTCGTCCTGCACCGCCTGCACGAGGCCCTGGCCCACCACCCGCGCAGTGTGGCGCTGTTGGGCGCCAAGCGGGCGCAGGCCTGGGCCGAGTGGTGGCGCACGAACATCTCGGGTCTTGCAGCCAACATCTCGCTGGGGCTGCTGCTGGGGCTGGCGCCGGTGGCGCTGCAGTTCTTCGGCATCCCCTTCGACGTGCGCCACGTCACGCTCGTGACCGGCCAGATGGCGGCGGCGGCGCTGTCCCTCGGCGCCGACGTGTGGGCGCGGCCAGACTGGTGGCTGGCGGTGGCCGCCACCGCGCTGGTGGGCCCGATCAACGTCGCTGTCAGCTTCTATCTGGCGTTGCGGCTGGCGCTGCGGGCGCAGGGGGTCAACCACGTCAACCGCGAGCGCATCGCGCAGGCGCTGCGGCATCGCTGGCGGCGCGCGCCGGGCAGCTTTTTCTGGCCGCCGCGCAGCGCTTGA
- a CDS encoding Lon protease family protein, translating to MHDAAPFPPPSDRAPPPAPAATAVQPLPVDALRLRIDPASLGFADTTELQHEPLPWIGQERAQTAARFGLALDQPHTHLFVLGDVGTGRSTLLEQEMRAVAATRPVPPDLCYLHHFAAPERPRALRLPAGQGRALRQRMVEFCRTLQAEIPKRLSEPGIKAALSALEKRYSDRETEAFAQLAAFARERHFALRREGGQLIFTLIDERGEPLTAEDMAALPPEQRRAYDDGERELRAEILRFLELTAPLERELREGVAALRRQAVQPLLDRELDAIRQSLRKQFKDTRKLGQWLDAVEQDVLDALDLFEPRDEDDEERRDALERRLARYRVNLVVDNADTQGAPVIIENNPLYRPLFGSIEYQTDNDVLVTDFSRIRAGSLLRAHGGFLMLHLRDLLADELVWEKLRRFLRSGRLQIEEPGTMFSALATTSLEPEAVDVDVKLVLIGTHAQFYALQEGDPEFARHFRIQVDFADSFRASDATRRATGIFVAHTTARLGLPPFGAAAVARLIEDSHRQAEDRTRQSAAFARTEALIIEAAALARQRGARRVEAEDVSAAIAARNRRHDYPDERLREAIADGDRVVPLHGARIGQLNGLSVIDLGDYRFGLPMRVAARTVPGHEGLLNIEREVGFSGPIHDKAVLVLHSYLSALFAPLAPLALSAAIVFEQEYAGIEGDSASCAEFYALLSALAGLPLRQGVAVTGAINPFGEVLPIGGVNEKIEGFYRVCAAAGLDGTQGVLIPARNRRHLMLADDVCEAVAAGRFHIWAIDHVAQGMTLLTGVPFGLDDPRAATAPLHPDGTPAYAPGSVLDRAAETLRAYRRACLRAANPRGWRGRH from the coding sequence ATGCACGATGCCGCGCCGTTTCCCCCGCCATCCGACCGGGCGCCTCCGCCGGCGCCGGCTGCCACCGCGGTTCAGCCGCTGCCGGTGGACGCGCTGCGCCTGCGCATCGACCCCGCGTCGCTGGGCTTTGCGGACACGACCGAGCTGCAGCACGAGCCGCTGCCGTGGATCGGGCAGGAGCGCGCGCAGACGGCGGCGCGCTTCGGCCTGGCGCTGGATCAGCCGCACACGCACCTGTTCGTGCTGGGCGACGTGGGCACGGGGCGCTCGACGCTGCTGGAGCAGGAAATGCGCGCCGTCGCGGCCACGCGGCCGGTGCCGCCGGACCTGTGCTACCTGCACCACTTCGCCGCGCCGGAACGGCCGCGCGCGCTGCGCCTGCCCGCCGGGCAGGGGCGCGCGCTGCGCCAGCGCATGGTCGAATTCTGCCGCACCCTGCAAGCGGAAATCCCCAAGCGACTCAGCGAACCCGGCATCAAGGCGGCGCTCTCCGCCCTGGAAAAGCGCTACAGCGACCGCGAGACCGAAGCCTTCGCGCAGCTCGCGGCCTTTGCGCGCGAGCGCCACTTCGCGCTGCGGCGCGAGGGCGGGCAGCTCATTTTCACGCTGATCGACGAGCGGGGCGAGCCGCTGACCGCGGAGGACATGGCGGCGCTCCCCCCCGAGCAGCGTCGCGCCTACGACGACGGTGAGCGCGAACTGCGCGCCGAAATCCTGCGCTTTCTGGAGCTGACCGCGCCGCTGGAGCGCGAACTGCGCGAGGGCGTCGCGGCGCTGCGCCGGCAGGCGGTGCAACCGCTGCTGGACCGCGAACTCGACGCGATCCGCCAGAGCCTGCGCAAGCAGTTCAAGGACACGCGCAAGCTCGGCCAGTGGCTCGACGCGGTGGAGCAGGACGTGCTCGACGCGCTGGACCTGTTCGAGCCCCGCGACGAGGACGACGAGGAGCGCCGTGACGCGCTCGAGCGGCGCCTCGCGCGCTACCGCGTCAACCTCGTCGTCGACAACGCCGACACCCAGGGCGCCCCGGTCATCATCGAGAACAACCCGCTGTACCGGCCGCTCTTTGGCAGCATCGAATACCAGACCGACAACGACGTGCTGGTGACGGATTTTTCGCGCATCCGCGCCGGCAGCCTGCTGCGCGCGCACGGCGGCTTTCTGATGCTGCACCTGCGCGACCTGCTGGCCGACGAACTGGTGTGGGAGAAGCTGCGGCGCTTCCTGCGCAGCGGACGGCTGCAGATCGAGGAACCGGGCACGATGTTCTCGGCGCTGGCCACCACGTCGTTGGAGCCGGAGGCGGTGGACGTCGACGTCAAGCTCGTGCTCATCGGCACGCACGCGCAGTTCTACGCCCTGCAGGAAGGCGACCCGGAGTTCGCGCGGCACTTTCGCATCCAGGTCGACTTTGCCGACAGTTTCCGCGCTAGCGACGCCACGCGCCGCGCCACGGGCATCTTCGTTGCGCACACCACGGCGCGCCTGGGGCTGCCGCCGTTCGGAGCTGCGGCGGTCGCGCGCCTCATCGAAGACAGCCACCGCCAGGCCGAAGACCGCACGCGCCAAAGCGCCGCCTTTGCCCGCACCGAGGCGCTGATCATCGAAGCCGCCGCACTGGCCCGCCAACGCGGCGCGCGCCGCGTCGAAGCCGAGGACGTCAGCGCGGCCATTGCGGCACGCAACCGCCGCCACGACTACCCCGACGAGCGCCTGCGCGAAGCCATCGCCGACGGCGACCGCGTCGTGCCGCTGCACGGCGCGCGTATCGGCCAGCTCAACGGCCTGTCGGTCATCGATCTGGGCGACTACCGCTTCGGCCTGCCGATGCGCGTGGCCGCCCGCACCGTGCCCGGCCACGAGGGCCTGCTCAACATCGAGCGCGAGGTGGGGTTTTCCGGCCCCATCCACGACAAGGCCGTGCTCGTGCTGCACAGCTACCTTTCGGCGCTGTTTGCGCCGCTGGCACCGCTGGCGCTCAGCGCCGCCATCGTCTTTGAGCAGGAATACGCGGGCATCGAGGGTGACTCCGCGTCGTGCGCGGAGTTCTACGCGCTGCTGTCGGCGCTCGCCGGCCTGCCGCTGCGCCAGGGCGTGGCCGTCACCGGTGCCATCAACCCCTTCGGCGAGGTGCTGCCCATCGGCGGCGTCAACGAAAAAATCGAGGGCTTCTACCGCGTCTGCGCCGCCGCCGGGCTGGACGGCACGCAGGGCGTCCTCATCCCCGCGCGCAACCGTCGGCACCTGATGCTCGCCGACGACGTGTGCGAGGCCGTGGCGGCCGGGCGCTTCCACATCTGGGCCATCGACCACGTCGCGCAGGGCATGACGCTGCTCACCGGTGTGCCCTTCGGGCTGGACGACCCCCGCGCCGCAACCGCCCCGCTGCACCCGGACGGCACACCCGCGTACGCCCCCGGCTCCGTGCTCGACCGCGCCGCCGAGACGCTGCGCGCCTACCGCCGCGCCTGCCTGCGCGCCGCCAACCCACGCGGGTGGCGCGGGCGGCATTGA
- a CDS encoding CinA family protein, producing MWLPPTVWPRVTALAERLRALGWHIATAESCTGGLVAACCTALAGSSDWFERGWVTYANAAKAAELGVDAGLIDAHGAVSEPVARAMALGAARAAGVPATLAITGIAGPSGGSAAKPVGTVWFGWCVAGQVDAECRRFDGDRAAVRAAAADHALAGLLARLPTAG from the coding sequence CTGTGGCTACCGCCGACGGTGTGGCCGCGGGTCACGGCGCTGGCCGAGCGGCTGCGCGCGCTGGGCTGGCACATCGCCACGGCCGAGAGCTGCACCGGCGGGCTGGTGGCGGCGTGCTGCACGGCGCTCGCGGGCTCCAGCGACTGGTTCGAGCGGGGCTGGGTCACCTACGCCAACGCGGCCAAGGCGGCGGAGCTGGGCGTCGATGCCGGGCTGATCGACGCCCACGGCGCGGTCAGCGAGCCGGTGGCGCGCGCGATGGCGCTGGGAGCCGCACGGGCCGCCGGGGTGCCCGCCACGCTGGCCATCACCGGCATCGCCGGGCCCAGCGGCGGCAGCGCCGCCAAGCCGGTGGGCACCGTGTGGTTCGGCTGGTGTGTCGCCGGACAGGTCGACGCCGAATGCCGCCGCTTCGACGGCGACCGGGCCGCGGTGCGTGCCGCCGCGGCGGACCATGCACTCGCGGGGTTGCTCGCGCGTTTGCCGACGGCCGGTTGA
- a CDS encoding NUDIX hydrolase: MSDRPPHADGAEPRVADDNAPPRDAASVVLIRDGAGGLEVLLLRRHRDVRVLGGHYVFPGGKVEADDAAPDWAPVLDATAESLVARLAEPALTPAQAQAFFVAAARELWEEAGVALVDPPAALPTAAPDVTPGAWRTVLRDAGVRLATGALCPWSRWITPRNPPVGSPRFDTRFFLARLPAGAQARHDAHEASDSVWLTPREALARYWAREIELIPPQLMGLAQLARHATVTAAWAEAQRRRPPCIQPEQFRDGEHRAMCYPGDPLHPVRERALPGPTRLRLVAGRFEPYEGFEGWFR, encoded by the coding sequence ATGAGCGACCGCCCCCCACATGCTGACGGAGCCGAACCCCGCGTGGCGGACGACAACGCCCCGCCGCGCGACGCGGCGTCGGTGGTGCTGATCCGCGACGGTGCGGGGGGGCTCGAGGTGCTGCTGCTGCGCCGCCACCGCGACGTGCGCGTGCTGGGCGGGCACTACGTCTTTCCCGGGGGCAAGGTGGAGGCCGACGATGCGGCACCCGACTGGGCGCCGGTGCTGGACGCGACCGCCGAATCGCTCGTCGCGCGGCTGGCCGAGCCGGCGCTGACCCCGGCGCAGGCGCAGGCGTTCTTCGTCGCGGCGGCGCGCGAGCTGTGGGAGGAAGCGGGCGTCGCGCTGGTCGATCCGCCAGCGGCGCTGCCGACCGCCGCGCCGGATGTCACCCCGGGGGCGTGGCGGACCGTGCTGCGCGACGCCGGTGTGCGCCTCGCCACGGGCGCGTTGTGCCCGTGGTCACGCTGGATCACGCCGCGCAACCCCCCGGTGGGGTCGCCGCGGTTCGACACGCGGTTTTTTCTGGCGCGGCTGCCCGCCGGGGCGCAGGCCCGCCACGATGCGCACGAAGCCAGCGACAGCGTGTGGCTGACGCCGCGCGAGGCGCTGGCGCGCTACTGGGCGCGCGAGATCGAGCTGATCCCGCCGCAGCTGATGGGGCTGGCACAACTGGCGCGGCACGCAACGGTCACCGCTGCCTGGGCCGAGGCACAGCGACGCCGTCCGCCCTGCATCCAGCCGGAGCAATTCCGCGACGGCGAACACCGCGCGATGTGTTACCCGGGCGACCCCCTCCACCCGGTGCGCGAGCGCGCGCTGCCCGGGCCGACGCGGCTGCGGCTGGTGGCAGGGCGCTTCGAGCCGTACGAGGGTTTTGAAGGATGGTTTCGATGA